A genomic stretch from Lathyrus oleraceus cultivar Zhongwan6 chromosome 2, CAAS_Psat_ZW6_1.0, whole genome shotgun sequence includes:
- the LOC127122658 gene encoding uncharacterized protein LOC127122658 — protein sequence MVAGRNDDPLAATLALLSGAISQMNVGDRERDANEFRALGKFQRNNLPTFEGAHEPDKAREWLKAIEKIFRVMNCSDTLKVQFGTHILEKEAEDWWRNIVQRFDEDEDVHGKKEIEFNELKQGNGTAAEYAAKFEELIKFCPHYNTANAKRSKCLKFVNGLRLDIKKEMGYQQITIFCELVNKSRIYDENSRDSSAHYKSLHDKKGKGQFRGKPYYGKKKSGDGKKPSGGGSHTPVKKMVAGRNDDPLAATLALLSGAISQMNVGDRERDANEFRALGKFQRNNLPTFEGAHEPDKAREWLKAIEKIFRVMNCSDTLKVQFGTHILEKEAEDWWRNIVQRFDEDEDVHGKKEIEFNELKQGNGTAAEYAAKFEELIKFCPHYNTANAKRSKCLKFVNGLRLDIKKEMGYQQITIFCELVNKSRIYDENSRDSSAHYKSLHDKKGKGQFRGKPYYGKKKSGDGKKPSGGGSHTPVKCFRCGVKRHRAPDCPKGDVICFKCGKQCHKSFDCRVGLNVTCYNCGEKGHIITKCNKPKKEQAKGKVFALSDADTSTEERLIRGMCFINNMPLISIIDIGAMHSFISLDCAKRLNLELSIMRGSMVIDTSAMGSVTTLSVCLKCPLNIYDKDFEVDLVCLPLSQLDIILGMDWLRSNHLYISYFEKVVLFLEPEKEGDLFLSTQQVNESV from the exons ATGGTTGCTGGAAGGAATGATGATCCGCTTGCGGCGACACTGGCCTTGTTGTCTGGTGCCATTTCCCAAATGAATGTTGGTGATCGGGAGCGTGATGCTAATGAGTTTCGTGCTTTGGGGAAGTTTCAGAGGAACAATCTACCAACTTTTGAAGGAGCCCATGAACCTGACAAAGCTCGAGAGTGGTTGAAGGCGATTGAAAAAATATTTCGAGTTATGAACTGTTCAGATACGTTGAAGGTGCAGTTTGGCACTCATATACTTGAGAAAGAAGCTGAGGATTGGTGGCGCAACATTGTTCAGAGATTTGATGAGGATG AAGACGTTCATGgaaagaaggaaattgaattcaATGAGTTGAAGCAAGGTAATGGTACTGCAGCTGAGTATGCTGCAAAGTTTGAGGAGTTGATCAAATTTTGTCCccattacaatactgctaatgctaAGAGATCTAAGTGTCTtaagtttgtgaatggcttgagactTGATATAAAGAAGGAAATGGGTTACCAACAGATTACGATATTTTGtgagttggttaacaagagtaGGATCTATGATGAGAATAGTCGTGATAGTTCTGCTCATTACAAGTCCTTGCATGATAAGAAAGGAAAAGGGCAATTCCGAGGGAAACCGTATTATGGCAAGAAAAAATCTGGTGATGGCAAGAAGCCGAGTGGGGGAGGATCTCACACTCCTGTCAA GAAGATGGTTGCTGGAAGGAATGATGATCCGCTTGCGGCGACACTGGCCTTGTTGTCTGGTGCCATTTCCCAAATGAATGTTGGTGATCGGGAGCGTGATGCTAATGAGTTTCGTGCTTTGGGGAAGTTTCAGAGGAACAATCTACCAACTTTTGAAGGAGCCCATGAACCTGACAAAGCTCGAGAGTGGTTGAAGGCGATTGAAAAAATATTTCGAGTTATGAACTGTTCAGATACGTTGAAGGTGCAGTTTGGCACTCATATACTTGAGAAAGAAGCTGAGGATTGGTGGCGCAACATTGTTCAGAGATTTGATGAGGATG AAGACGTTCATGgaaagaaggaaattgaattcaATGAGTTGAAGCAAGGTAATGGTACTGCAGCTGAGTATGCTGCAAAGTTTGAGGAGTTGATCAAATTTTGTCCccattacaatactgctaatgctaAGAGATCTAAGTGTCTtaagtttgtgaatggcttgagactTGATATAAAGAAGGAAATGGGTTACCAACAGATTACGATATTTTGtgagttggttaacaagagtaGGATCTATGATGAGAATAGTCGTGATAGTTCTGCTCATTACAAGTCCTTGCATGATAAGAAAGGAAAAGGGCAATTCCGAGGGAAACCGTATTATGGCAAGAAAAAATCTGGTGATGGCAAGAAGCCGAGTGGGGGAGGATCTCACACTCCTGTCAAGTGCTTCAGATGTGGTGTTAAGAGACATCGTGCTCCCGATTGTCCTAAGGGCGATGTGATttgtttcaagtgtggcaagcAATGTCACAAATCTTTTGATTGCAGAGTTGGTTTGAATGTGACTTGCTACAACTGTGGTGAGAAAGGGCATATTATTACCAAGTGCAAcaagccgaagaaggagcaagcCAAAGGGAAAGTGTTTGCACTGTCCGATGCTGATACTTCTACTGAGGAGAGATTGATTCGTGGTATGTGCTTTATTAATAATATGCCTTTGATTTCGATTATTGATATCGGTGCGATGCATTCTTTtatttctttggattgtgctaagagattGAATCTTGAATTGTCTATTATGCGTGGAAGCATGGTTATTGATACTTCGGCTATGGGTTCAGTGACTACTTTATCTGTTTGTTTGAAATGCCCGTTGAATATTTATGATAAAGATTTTGAAGTTGATTTAGTGTGTCTTCCATTGAGTCAACTTGATATTATTTTGGGAATGGACTGGTTGAGGTCCAACCATCTCTATATTAGTTATTTTGAGAAAGTTGTTCTTTTTCTTGAGCCAGAGAAGGAAGGTGATTTATTCTTGTCTACTCAACAAGTGAATGAATctgtgtga
- the LOC127122659 gene encoding uncharacterized protein LOC127122659 — protein MVEFPIVRDFPKVFPDEVSDLLPKHEVEFTMDLIPGTSPVLMALYQMSQSELKELKSQLEDLLDKRFIRPSVSPCGAPALFVKKKEGFSKLSFSLTQLTRKGQAFIWTVECKASFQELKRRLTIASVLILRNPSEPFIVYCDASLMGLGVDALSRKSLHMSMLMVRELDLLEQFRDMSLVYEETYFGVKLGMLKLTSGILDEIREGQKSDLVLVDRLTLINQGKGGDFRIDENGIMRCHDRKSKIGHQKLSGLLQPLSIPEWKWDSISMDFVSGLPKTSSNCEVIWVIVNRLTKFSHFIPIRMDYPMERLAKLYIEKIASLYGIPYSIVSDRDVRFTPVTGVGRALMSHKLMTCFIGPYQISEKVGDVAYRITLPSSLANLHDVFHVSQLRRYIADPSHVFQLDDVEVRDNLTVETLPMRTEDRVVKQLYGKEIALVKVVWGGLAGGNVTWELESQIRDSYPELFA, from the exons ATGGTTGAATTTCCAATTGTTCGTGATTTTCCTAAAGTGTTTCCTGATGAGGTTAGCGATTTACTGCCTAAACATGAAGTTGAGTTCACGATGGATTTGATTCCTGGTACTAGTCCGGTATTGATGGCTCTCTATCAGATGTCACaatctgagttgaaagagttgaagagtcagCTAGAGGATTTGCTTGATAAGAggtttattcgtccgagtgtgtcaccgtgtGGTGCACCTGCCTTGTTtgttaagaagaaagaag GCTTTTCTAAGTTATCTTTTTCATTAACacagttgactaggaaaggtcaagctttcatttggactgTAGAGTGTAAAGCTAGTTTTCAAGAGCTGAAGAGGAGATTGACTATTGCTTCTGTTTTGATTTTACGGAATCCATCAGAACCATTTattgtgtattgtgatgcttctttgatggggTTAGGAG TCGACGCTTTGAGTAGGAAATCTTTGCATATGTCGATGTTGATGGTGCGAGAATTGGATTTGCTTGAACAATTTCGAGATATGAGTTTGGTTTATGAAGAGACTTATTTTGGAGTgaagcttggtatgttgaagcttactAGTGGAATTTTGGATGAGATTCGAGAAGGTCAGAAATCTGATTTGGTTTTGGTAGATCGATTGACGTTGATCAATCAAGGTAAAGGTGGTGAttttcggattgatgagaatggtatcatgaggtgtcaTGATAGA AAATCGAAAATTGGGCATCAAAAGTTGTCTGGTTTGTTACAACCGTTATCTATTCCtgaatggaaatgggatagtatttctatggattttgtttctggtttacctAAGACTTCGAGTAATTGTGAAGTTATTTGGGTTATTGTGAACAGGTTGACGAAATTTTCTCACTTTATTCCAATTAGAATGGATTATCCAATGGAGAGGCTTGCAAagctgtatattgagaaaattgcCAGTTTGTATGGTATTCCGTATAGCATTGTGTCAGATAGGGATGTGAG GTTTACTCCGgtaacgggtgttggtagagcaTTGATGTCGCATAAGTTGATGACGTGTTTTATTGGTCCGTATCAAATTTCCGAGAAAGTCGGTGATGTGGCTTATCGGATTACGTTGCCTTCGTCACTTGCTAATCTCCATGATGTGTTTCAcgtgtctcaattgaggagatACATTGCGGATCCTTCACATGTTTTCCAATTAGATGATGTTGAGGTTAGAGATAATTTGACCGTGGAGACATTACCTATGCGGACAGAAGATAGAGTGGTAAAACAACTCTATGGGAAAGAGATCGCTTTggtgaaagttgtttggggaggaCTGGCTGGTGGAAATGTGACGTGGGAGCTTGAGAGTCAGATAAGGGATTCATATCCCGAGTTGTTTGCTTGA